From Rhodopirellula bahusiensis, one genomic window encodes:
- the aceE gene encoding pyruvate dehydrogenase (acetyl-transferring), homodimeric type gives MSESKSVAQAEISQNLGELQHSPDVDVDAAETQEWISSLEYVLQSKGPERVKFLIDQLRDRAAEEGVPLSSDTSTPYVNTIPPHEQPAYPGNRELERRIKSIIRWNAMAMVVRANKRPGGVGGHISTFASSATLYEVAFNHFFQGRGEDGYSGDSIYFQGHASPGMYSRAYLEGRLSDENLDNFRRELAPGGGLSSYPHPWLMPGFWEYPTVSMGLGPIMAIYQARFNEYLNDRGIKDTKGQKVWAFLGDGECDEPETLGAIGLASREKLDNLIFVINCNLQRLDGPVRGNSKIIQELESIFHGAGWNVIKVVWGGEWDELLARDTTGLLAKRMNEVVDGQYQKYTSMPGSYIREHFFGKYPELLELVKHLSDEKLEKIRRGGHDPEKVYAAYHRATTLNNGKPTVILAKTVKGYGLGEAGEGRNVAHNQKKMNEAELLEFRTRFGIPISDETVGDAPFYKPPANSNEIKYLQTRRDTLGGPVPSRPTEHPKLEIPALDVFQKFVAKRTDNKEVSTTFAAVQMLVAMCRDKSIGKFVVPIVPDESRTFGMEGMFKQFGIYAHAGQLYEPMDSDQVAFYKEAQDGQILEEGITECGSMSSFNAAGTAYSCHGVNMIPFYIYYSMFGFQRIGDSIWAAADMRAKGFLVGGTAGRTTLNGEGLQHQDGHSLLNAIAFPTVRAYDPAFAYEVTVIVHEGLKRMYEQGEECLYYITAENDPYNQPEMPEGCEDGIVKGMYKFKSRDVDGAKARVQLFGSGAILNCALKAQEILAEKYNIASDVWSVTSYTLLRRDAHAVERWNRLHPTETPRKSYLEEVLEGVEGPFISASDYVRALGEQLTPWIPGDYYVLGTDGMGRSETREALRRHFEVDAESITIATLGRLAKAGTFEATDVAQAIKDLDYDADKIDPYFA, from the coding sequence ATGTCCGAATCAAAATCCGTCGCTCAAGCCGAAATTTCACAAAACCTCGGCGAATTGCAGCACTCGCCGGATGTCGATGTCGACGCCGCCGAAACCCAAGAGTGGATTTCATCCCTCGAATATGTCCTTCAAAGCAAAGGCCCCGAACGGGTCAAGTTCCTGATCGACCAACTGCGTGACCGAGCCGCCGAAGAAGGCGTGCCCCTTTCCTCGGACACCTCCACCCCGTACGTCAACACGATCCCACCTCACGAGCAGCCCGCTTACCCCGGCAATCGTGAACTCGAACGCCGAATCAAGTCGATCATTCGCTGGAATGCGATGGCGATGGTCGTCCGAGCCAACAAGCGGCCCGGCGGCGTCGGCGGACACATCAGCACGTTTGCCAGCTCCGCGACTCTCTACGAAGTCGCCTTCAACCACTTCTTCCAAGGCCGCGGTGAAGACGGTTACTCCGGTGACTCGATCTACTTCCAAGGTCACGCCTCCCCCGGCATGTACTCACGTGCCTACCTCGAAGGCCGCTTGTCCGACGAGAACCTCGACAACTTCCGTCGTGAGCTCGCACCCGGTGGCGGACTTTCCAGCTACCCACACCCTTGGTTGATGCCCGGTTTTTGGGAATACCCGACCGTCTCGATGGGCCTCGGGCCAATCATGGCGATCTACCAAGCCCGCTTCAACGAATACCTGAACGATCGCGGCATCAAAGACACCAAGGGCCAAAAGGTTTGGGCGTTCCTCGGTGACGGCGAATGCGACGAACCGGAAACACTCGGTGCGATCGGTTTGGCTTCGCGTGAGAAGCTCGACAATCTGATCTTCGTCATCAACTGCAACCTGCAACGACTCGACGGTCCCGTCCGCGGCAACAGCAAGATCATTCAAGAACTGGAATCGATTTTCCACGGTGCCGGATGGAACGTTATCAAAGTCGTCTGGGGCGGCGAATGGGACGAACTGCTTGCTCGTGACACGACCGGCTTGCTAGCCAAACGCATGAACGAAGTCGTCGACGGTCAGTACCAGAAGTACACCTCGATGCCCGGCAGCTACATTCGCGAACACTTCTTCGGCAAGTACCCCGAGTTGCTCGAGTTGGTCAAACACCTGTCGGACGAGAAGCTCGAGAAGATCCGTCGCGGCGGACACGACCCTGAAAAGGTCTACGCGGCGTATCACCGAGCCACCACGCTGAACAACGGCAAACCGACCGTGATCCTGGCGAAAACGGTCAAGGGTTACGGACTTGGCGAAGCCGGTGAAGGCCGCAACGTGGCCCACAACCAAAAGAAGATGAACGAAGCCGAGTTGCTGGAATTCCGGACTCGCTTTGGCATTCCAATCAGCGACGAAACCGTAGGCGACGCTCCTTTTTACAAGCCACCCGCCAACAGCAACGAGATCAAGTATCTGCAGACTCGCCGCGATACGCTTGGCGGTCCCGTTCCAAGTCGTCCGACGGAACACCCGAAGTTGGAAATCCCAGCTCTGGATGTGTTCCAGAAGTTTGTTGCCAAACGGACGGACAACAAGGAAGTCAGCACCACGTTCGCCGCCGTGCAAATGTTGGTCGCAATGTGCCGCGACAAGTCGATCGGCAAATTCGTCGTTCCCATCGTGCCGGATGAGTCGCGAACGTTCGGCATGGAAGGCATGTTCAAACAGTTCGGTATCTACGCCCACGCGGGTCAGCTCTACGAGCCAATGGATTCCGACCAGGTCGCTTTCTACAAGGAAGCACAAGACGGTCAAATATTGGAAGAAGGCATCACCGAATGCGGTTCGATGTCCAGCTTCAACGCTGCTGGCACCGCCTACAGCTGCCACGGTGTGAACATGATTCCGTTCTACATCTACTACAGCATGTTCGGTTTCCAACGGATCGGCGATTCGATTTGGGCCGCCGCTGACATGCGAGCCAAGGGCTTCCTCGTCGGTGGTACTGCCGGCCGAACAACGCTCAACGGCGAAGGTCTGCAGCACCAGGACGGACACAGCCTGCTCAACGCAATCGCGTTCCCAACCGTGCGTGCTTACGACCCCGCATTTGCTTACGAAGTCACCGTGATTGTTCACGAAGGCTTGAAACGGATGTATGAACAGGGCGAAGAATGCCTGTACTACATCACCGCAGAGAACGATCCATACAACCAACCTGAAATGCCCGAAGGTTGCGAAGATGGCATCGTGAAGGGGATGTACAAGTTCAAGAGCCGCGATGTCGATGGTGCCAAAGCACGCGTGCAACTGTTCGGCAGCGGTGCGATCCTGAACTGTGCGTTGAAGGCCCAAGAAATCTTGGCCGAGAAGTACAACATTGCCAGCGATGTTTGGTCCGTGACCAGCTACACGTTGCTGCGTCGTGACGCTCATGCGGTTGAACGTTGGAACCGTCTGCACCCGACCGAAACGCCTCGCAAGAGCTACCTCGAGGAAGTACTCGAAGGAGTCGAAGGTCCGTTCATCTCGGCCAGCGATTACGTGCGTGCTCTCGGCGAACAGCTCACCCCTTGGATCCCAGGCGACTACTACGTTCTGGGCACCGACGGCATGGGCCGCAGCGAAACCCGCGAAGCCCTGCGTCGACACTTCGAAGTCGATGCCGAGTCGATCACGATCGCTACCCTCGGACGTTTGGCAAAGGCCGGAACGTTCGAAGCCACAGATGTGGCCCAAGCAATCAAAGACTTGGACTACGATGCCGACAAAATCGATCCGTACTTCGCCTGA